Within the Planctomycetaceae bacterium genome, the region TTCCCGGCCAGACCCTGAACGACCTCTTCCGCAGCGGCAGAATTGGAATTGTATACGAACGCTACCTTCGCACCGTTCTCAGCCAGCTTTTCGACAATTGCTCGCCCAATTCCGCGGCTTCCACCTGTCACAAGCGCAATTCTGCCCTGAATACTCATCAATAAAAGTCCTTGCAAAAACTACTCTGAAAAACCCTGAAGCTGTGCGTAGAGATCGCGCATTGCGGCCAGCACCCGACGGTCGTTATCAACCAACTGCGGATTACGATCTGCGAGGTTTGCCTTGGAAAGCGTGATTCTCGCACTGACAGCAGAGTTGCCATTGACGGTCCCACTGGCCATGAACTCGGCCTTTTCCCCGTCGTTCTTCCTGAAAGTCGCCGAAACCTCAAGGGTTTGACCGGGCTTCAGAAAATTGTTGAATTTGACTGCTCTCGCCTGTTGAAGCAGAAGAACACTGTGCGAAAAATCGTCCGTGACTCGGGTCAGCCAGGCGCACGACTGAACCAGGGCTTCCACCATCATCACGCCCGGCAGGATAGAGAAACCCGGAAAGTGATCCTGAAGATACTCTTCCGCAAGCGAAAC harbors:
- a CDS encoding 3-hydroxyacyl-ACP dehydratase FabZ family protein, which translates into the protein MRFCLVDRIRELKAGESISTLKNVSLAEEYLQDHFPGFSILPGVMMVEALVQSCAWLTRVTDDFSHSVLLLQQARAVKFNNFLKPGQTLEVSATFRKNDGEKAEFMASGTVNGNSAVSARITLSKANLADRNPQLVDNDRRVLAAMRDLYAQLQGFSE